A single window of Deinococcota bacterium DNA harbors:
- a CDS encoding ATP-binding cassette domain-containing protein: protein MPALVAERLSKHYGRARAVDAVSFEVARGEIVGFLGPNGAGKTTTLRMLTGLIRPTSGRARVLGAAVPGPSLREVGTMIEEPSFYPYMTGRANLKHAALLHGGVSEARIDETLRFVKLDNAAKKRVQAYSQGMRQRLGLARALLWRPRVLILDEPTNGLDPVGIAEIRENLRAIAREGVTVLISSHILAEIEKLAPRVLVIERGRLRFDGPLAQLTRRLAGARVSYVLEATDSAALQAALARLGYQADTLGVAHTHSGRLRASLPEGEASALLSRLAGEGVLVTEARRLEDSLEDAYLRLLREDGRPS from the coding sequence ATGCCCGCACTCGTGGCGGAACGTTTGAGCAAACACTACGGCCGGGCTCGAGCCGTCGACGCGGTGAGTTTCGAGGTCGCGCGGGGCGAGATCGTCGGCTTTTTGGGGCCCAACGGGGCGGGCAAGACCACCACCTTGCGGATGCTCACCGGGCTCATCCGCCCTACGAGCGGCCGGGCGCGGGTCCTGGGAGCGGCGGTGCCGGGGCCGAGCCTGCGCGAGGTCGGCACCATGATCGAGGAGCCGAGCTTCTACCCCTACATGACCGGCCGCGCCAACCTCAAGCACGCCGCGCTGTTGCACGGCGGGGTGAGCGAGGCGCGCATAGACGAGACGCTTCGCTTCGTCAAGCTCGACAACGCCGCCAAGAAGAGGGTCCAGGCCTACTCGCAGGGGATGCGCCAGCGCCTGGGGCTGGCGCGGGCGCTGCTCTGGCGGCCGCGCGTCTTGATCCTGGACGAGCCCACCAACGGCCTGGACCCGGTGGGCATCGCCGAGATCCGCGAGAACCTGCGCGCCATCGCCCGGGAGGGGGTGACGGTTCTCATCTCGAGCCACATCCTCGCCGAGATCGAAAAGCTCGCCCCGCGCGTGCTGGTGATCGAGCGGGGCAGGCTGCGCTTCGACGGGCCGCTGGCGCAGCTCACCCGGCGCCTGGCGGGCGCCCGCGTGAGCTACGTGCTCGAGGCGACCGATAGCGCAGCCTTACAGGCCGCGCTGGCGCGGCTTGGCTACCAGGCGGATACGCTCGGCGTCGCGCACACGCACAGTGGGCGGCTGCGCGCCTCCCTGCCCGAGGGCGAGGCCTCCGCGCTGCTCTCGCGGCTGGCCGGCGAGGGCGTCTTAGTCACGGAGGCCCGGCGCCTGGAGGACAGCCTCGAGGACGCCTATCTGCGCCTCCTGCGCGAGGACGGCAGGCCCTCGTGA
- a CDS encoding ABC transporter permease: MSAGLGAGLSATVNVVRAELFKVTRKRRAYLMALFLWALFPALLLLVGWLVQTRISGALVEDAVSLNALVQAIASPYALSRNVLLLLGNSSPNLLMVVVALLAALLIGEERANNTWKAVLTNQPNRLAVLAGKVVALMLVLGVLLLGAYLFGLLLGLLGTLFLPTTPAGAWGELAGLYLLQWAFALAAVLFASLLVWLIRSLPVAIVAIFFLPAMLEGAVSFYLVTSGLNLTNRITALLQALRLRQLAETLPQYFLSTNLYAPARRPLAELGEVFGAGAFGGPLAGLFTADLGRAALVLLGYGLLFGGLLAWSFTRRDVA, from the coding sequence GTGAGCGCCGGTCTGGGCGCCGGTCTGAGCGCTACCGTGAACGTCGTCCGGGCGGAGCTCTTCAAGGTCACCCGCAAACGCCGCGCCTACCTCATGGCCCTCTTCTTGTGGGCGCTCTTTCCGGCGCTCCTCTTGCTCGTCGGCTGGCTGGTGCAGACGCGCATAAGCGGCGCCCTCGTCGAGGACGCGGTGAGCCTGAACGCCCTGGTGCAAGCCATCGCCTCGCCCTACGCGCTGTCGCGCAACGTCCTCTTGCTCCTCGGCAACTCCTCGCCCAACCTGCTCATGGTGGTGGTGGCGCTGTTGGCGGCGCTGCTCATCGGCGAGGAGCGGGCCAACAACACCTGGAAGGCCGTCTTGACCAATCAGCCGAACCGCCTGGCGGTGCTCGCCGGCAAGGTCGTCGCCCTCATGCTGGTCTTGGGCGTGCTGCTCCTGGGCGCCTACCTCTTCGGGCTGCTCCTGGGGCTGCTCGGCACGCTCTTCTTGCCGACCACGCCCGCGGGCGCCTGGGGCGAGCTGGCCGGGCTCTACCTGCTGCAGTGGGCCTTTGCTCTGGCGGCCGTGCTCTTCGCCTCCCTGCTCGTCTGGCTCATCCGCAGCCTGCCGGTGGCCATCGTGGCGATCTTCTTTCTGCCGGCTATGCTCGAGGGCGCGGTCAGCTTCTATCTGGTCACCTCGGGCCTGAATCTCACCAACCGCATCACTGCGCTGCTCCAGGCGCTCCGGCTGCGCCAGCTCGCCGAGACCTTGCCGCAGTATTTTCTCTCGACCAACCTCTACGCCCCGGCGCGGCGGCCGCTCGCCGAGCTGGGCGAGGTCTTCGGTGCCGGCGCCTTCGGCGGGCCGCTGGCGGGCCTCTTCACCGCCGACCTTGGCCGCGCGGCGCTTGTCTTGCTCGGCTACGGGCTGCTCTTCGGGGGCCTGCTGGCCTGGAGCTTCACGCGGCGCGACGTCGCCTAG
- the thrS gene encoding threonine--tRNA ligase, whose amino-acid sequence MQVLLPDGKALEFSATVTPREVAAKIGPGLAKAALGARVNGQVQDLLSELPDGAEVAILTKRDPEVLHLARHTLAHVMAQAVTEYFVSQGFERRELRMGIGPVIEHGFYYDFDLPRSLTPEDLGEIEARMHEIIDAKLPLRKYGLSRAEALARYERLADPYKLELIHDLPEDAPLTFYEQGGGEGFTDLCRGPHLPSTGDIPNHFKLMSIAGAYWRGDESRPMLQRIYGVAFSSKEALEHHLWQLEEAKKRDHRKLGRELDLFTFSEDIGAGIPLFLPRGEVIRHEMERFVREVQTRHGYEHVWTGHLVKESLYKKSGHLDNYGDSMFPPMEDEGVRLRLKPMNCPSHMTLYNSRLHSYRELPLRYAEFATLYRYEKSGELTGLTRVRSLTQDDCHIFCTEAQIQEEFARALRLIREVLDTYRFSDYAVRLSLRGDEGKYVDDDDNWAKATQALQGALDAEGVPYTEAAGEAAFYGPKADFMARDVLGREWQLSTIQVDFIQPARLGCEYIAENGERRTPVVLHRAVTGSTERFMGVIIEHFAGDMPLWLAPEQVRIVPIADRHVEYARALEARLEEADLRASVDGRSERMNSKIRDAELYKVPYIAIVGDKEMNAGAVSFRSRKEADRNGVPAAPFVEHLKRHVRARSLTVEGLEASLP is encoded by the coding sequence ATGCAAGTCCTGCTTCCCGACGGAAAAGCCCTCGAGTTCAGTGCCACCGTCACCCCCCGCGAGGTGGCCGCGAAGATCGGCCCGGGCCTCGCCAAGGCGGCCCTCGGGGCCAGGGTCAACGGCCAGGTCCAAGACCTCCTCAGCGAGCTGCCGGACGGCGCCGAGGTCGCCATCCTCACCAAGCGCGACCCCGAAGTGCTGCATCTGGCCCGCCACACCCTCGCCCACGTCATGGCCCAGGCGGTGACGGAATACTTCGTGAGCCAGGGCTTCGAGCGCCGCGAGCTGCGCATGGGCATCGGGCCGGTCATCGAGCACGGCTTTTATTACGACTTCGACCTGCCGCGCAGCCTGACGCCCGAGGACTTGGGTGAGATCGAAGCGCGGATGCATGAGATCATCGACGCCAAGCTGCCCCTCAGAAAGTACGGCCTGAGCCGCGCCGAGGCCTTGGCGCGCTATGAGAGGCTGGCCGACCCTTACAAGCTCGAGCTCATCCACGACCTGCCCGAGGATGCCCCGCTGACCTTTTACGAGCAGGGCGGGGGGGAGGGCTTCACCGACCTCTGCCGCGGCCCGCACCTGCCCTCGACCGGCGACATTCCCAACCACTTCAAGCTGATGAGCATAGCCGGCGCCTACTGGCGCGGCGACGAGTCGCGGCCCATGCTCCAGCGCATCTACGGCGTGGCCTTCAGCAGCAAAGAAGCGCTCGAGCACCACCTCTGGCAACTGGAAGAGGCCAAAAAGCGCGACCACCGCAAACTCGGCCGCGAACTCGATCTCTTCACCTTCTCCGAGGACATCGGCGCGGGCATCCCCCTCTTCCTGCCCAGGGGTGAGGTAATCCGCCATGAGATGGAGCGCTTTGTGCGCGAGGTGCAGACCCGCCACGGCTACGAGCACGTCTGGACCGGTCACCTCGTCAAGGAGTCGCTCTACAAAAAGTCGGGCCATTTGGACAACTACGGCGACTCGATGTTTCCGCCGATGGAGGACGAGGGGGTGCGGCTGCGCCTCAAGCCGATGAACTGCCCCAGCCACATGACCCTCTATAACAGTCGGCTGCACTCCTACCGCGAGCTGCCGCTCCGGTACGCCGAGTTCGCCACCCTCTACCGCTACGAAAAGTCGGGCGAGCTGACCGGCCTCACCCGGGTGCGCTCCCTGACCCAGGACGACTGCCACATCTTCTGCACCGAGGCGCAGATCCAAGAGGAGTTCGCCCGCGCCCTGCGGCTCATCCGCGAGGTCTTGGACACCTACCGCTTCAGCGACTACGCCGTGCGCCTCAGCCTGCGCGGCGACGAAGGCAAATATGTCGACGACGACGACAACTGGGCCAAAGCCACGCAGGCGCTCCAGGGCGCCCTGGACGCCGAGGGCGTGCCCTATACCGAGGCCGCGGGCGAGGCCGCCTTCTACGGTCCCAAGGCCGACTTCATGGCCAGGGACGTTTTGGGGCGCGAGTGGCAGCTCTCGACCATCCAGGTGGACTTTATCCAGCCCGCGCGCTTGGGCTGCGAGTACATCGCCGAGAACGGCGAGCGGCGCACGCCCGTCGTCTTGCACCGCGCCGTGACCGGCTCGACCGAGCGCTTCATGGGCGTGATCATCGAGCACTTCGCCGGCGACATGCCGCTCTGGCTCGCCCCTGAGCAGGTCCGCATCGTGCCCATCGCCGACCGGCATGTCGAGTACGCTCGGGCGCTCGAGGCCAGGCTCGAGGAGGCGGACCTGCGCGCGAGCGTGGACGGCCGCAGTGAACGCATGAACAGCAAGATCCGCGACGCCGAACTCTACAAGGTGCCCTATATCGCCATCGTCGGAGACAAGGAGATGAATGCCGGGGCGGTGTCCTTCAGGAGCCGCAAGGAGGCCGACAGGAACGGCGTGCCCGCGGCGCCCTTCGTCGAGCATCTCAAGAGACACGTCCGGGCGCGCAGCCTGACGGTGGAGGGGCTCGAGGCGAGCTTACCTTGA